Within the Gammaproteobacteria bacterium genome, the region TTTCCAAGACCGTCCTCACCGACAACAACAGCTCACAGGCCGCGCAACGAGGCACGCGCCGCACCCTGGTGCGCGTACTGGAAACCCTGCTACGCCTCGCGCACCCGTTGATCCCCTTTATCACCGAGGAAATCTGGCAACGCGTTGCGCCGCTGGCAGGCCAGCAAGGTGACACCATCATGCTGCAGTCCTACCCTATACCGCAGCCAGAAATGATCGACACAGAGATCGTCGCCGAAATGGAGTGGGTAATGAGCTTCATCAATGCCGTGCGCCAAATTCGTAGCGGCATGAATATCGCCCCCGGCAAACCGCTGCCCGTGCTGCTGCAAAACTGCACTGCACAGGATGAGTCACGCGTGGTAACCAGCCTGCCGTACCTGTTAAGCCTTGCCAGACTCGAATCCATCACTGTACTGGAACCCGATACTGAAGCACCTGAGTCCGCCACCGCATTGATTGGTGAAATAAAGCTCCTCATCCCCATGGCAGGCCTGATCGACAAACAAGCCGAACTCGCCCGCCTCACCAAAGAAATGGATAAACTCCACAAAGACGTGGAAAGAGGCGAAATCAAACTCGCCAACCCTAGCTATGTCGAACGCGCTCCGGCGGATGTGGTAGAGAAGGAACGTCAGCGAGTGAGCGACATGCGCTCGGCGCTGGAGAAACTGGAAGAGCAGAAGAAGAAGATAGAGGCATTGTGAGTCGGGGGGGCATCAATATAAGATGTGTAACCGTTAGAGGCCATATGTACTTTCAGAATAAATTTTAAAGGAGAAAAAAATTCATGAAAAAATTAATCGCAATCGCTGTTTTCCTCGCCGCCACCGTTTCCAGCAGTATTTCCGAACAGGCGATGGCAGCCAACACCGACGTGATCAACCTGAACTCACAAGCGTGGCTGGGCAATTTCAAGCTGGATCAAAAACAGTTGGCATCGGTAAAAGCTGCTGTGGAAAGGGCGCTGGAAGCCCCAATTGACGTTGAACAGCAGTGCGGCGATGAGACAGGCCTTTGCGTAGTACGCTCTGCCCGCGAATGGATTTATGATGGCGTCAAATACCGGAAGATTGTCATTCATCTCCACACAATAGGAGATGCCGCTGGCGCGGCTCGTCAAATCAATGGCAAATGGACCGAAATCACCGTCAAATAAATCAATGCTCCCGCGTTGCCCGGAACTCGATGTCCGGCCAGCGCTCCTTGGTCAGCTCCAGATTGACGCGGGTGGGGGCAATATAAGTCAAATCACCCGCGCCGTCGAGGGCCAGGTTGTCGCGCGCCTTGGTACGAAATTCTTCGAGCTTTTTGGAATCGTCGCAACTGACCCAGCGCGCGGTGGCTACCTGCACGTTTTCGAAGCTGCACTCCACGCCGTATTCGTGCTTCAGGCGGTAAGCCACCACATCAAATTGCAGCACGCCAACCGCGCCCAGGATCAAGTCGTTGCTATTGAGCGGGCGGAACAATTGCGTCGCACCCTCTTCGCAAAGCTGCAGCAGCCCCTTTTGCAGGGCCTTCGTACGCAGCGGATCGCGTAGCCGTGCACGGCGAAACAGCTCTGGGGCGAAGTGAGGGATGCCGGTAAATTTGAGATCCTCACCCTGTGTAAAGGTATCGCCGATCTGGATGGTGCCATGATTATGCAGACCGATAATGTCACCGGGATAAGCATCCTCGACATGCTCACGCTCGCGTGCCATGAAGGTAATAGCGTTAGAAATCTGCACATCGCGGCCAATTCGCACCTGACGCATTTTCATGCCCGTGGCAAAGCTACCCGAGCATATGCGCATGAAGGCGATGCGATCGCGGTGCTGCGGGTCCATATTGGCCTGTATCTTGAATACGAAGCCACTGAATTTTTCCTCCAGTGGTGACACCTCGCGCGTCGTCGTTTCACGCGGCAACGGCGGCGGGGCATATTCAACAAAGGCATCCAGCAGCTCCTTAACACCGAAGTTGTTGATCGCGGAGCCGAAGAACACTGGAGTCAGCCTGCCGTCCAGAAAAGCCTGCTTATCAAAGGTATTGCTCGCACCACGCACCAGCTCAATCTCGTCGCGGAATTCGCCCGCCAAACTTCCGAGCAGATCATCCAGGCGCGGATTATCCAGGCCCTCGATCACCTCGCCTTCTTTGATCTTGCCACCGTGGCTGGCACTAAACAGATGAACACAATCGTGGTAAAGATCGAACACGCCCTTGAAACCCTTGCCCATGCCGATCGGCCAGGTAATAGGCGCGCAACGGATCTTCAGCACCTCTTCCACCTCGTCGAGCAAATCGATGGGCGGGCGACCTTCGCGGTCGAGCTTGTTGATGAAGGTGATGATCGGCGTATCGCGCAAGCGGCACACCTCTATCAGTTTAATGGTGCGCTCTTCAACACCTTTGGCACTGTCAATCACCATCAGCGCGGAATCCACCGCCGTCAGGGTGCGGTAGGTGTCCTCGGAAAAGTCTTCATGCCCAGGCGTATCGAGCAGATTGATGATTGCATCCCGGTAGGGGAACTGCATCACTGACGATGTCACCGAGATGCCGCGCTGCTTCTCCAGCTCCATCCAGTCGGAGGTGGCATGGCGCGCGGCCTTGCGGCCCTTCACCGTACCAGCAAGCTGAATAGCGCCACCGAACAACAGCAGCTTCTCGGTGAGAGTAGTCTTACCCGCATCGGGGTGAGAGATAATGGCAAAGGTGCGGCGGCGCGCCGCCTCTTGGGCAATAATGGACATTATGGCGGAACCGGCTTGAATGAGCTGACAGCTGCAGAATGTTGGCACTGAAAAAACAATAAGGGCTGCACTCTATCGCAACTCTTCGATTTTATTGGCGGGCCCGCTCGGACTCGGGCCAAGGGATTATGAGTCCGTTAATTGAAGTCACTATATCAAACAATACATAACAATACAATAAGTTACATCGCGACACTCACGGTAAATTTGTTCTCAAGGAACCCGTGCCCCGCGACTGCAGAGTTCTGAGTCATCCGCAGATAGTCGAAGACAAGGCGGGTACGGAAGCTGAGTTTACGCATCAACTCGGCGATGGATTGAGTGGGTTTCTGAAATGCCTTGAGTATTCCGACCGCGAAGCGGCGCAGACGAGAAACGTTTTCCGGACCGAAACCGGTACGGCTGCGATCTTCGTCGTAGTTCCAATCGATAACAATGATGCCCCGCACAGCGAGAGGTTCACCAACATCGCGAAACTCTCGGTGAACCAAGAATATAGCCAGACAGATGGGATATCAGGATATCAGAGATGGCTTTGGTATCCATGGGGTATCTATGGTTATGCTCACTTCCGCCAAGCGTTCGTCCTCTTGGCAGCATGCCATTGCTTGCGCGTCAGGCTAAACAATTCCCAGGCAGTGAATAGTCGGCTGGGCCAGAACAATAGCTTGTTCCGAGGTGCGGGCAACAGCAGTGTGGTGCTCGCAACCGCCAGTACCGTCAGTACCGGATGGATGCGCATCGCCTGAACGATAGCGACCCCCGTGTCTACCAGACGCAAACGTTTTTGCAGGTGCAACGCGACAAAGGACACCTCGCTGCGCTGGGCTGCGGCCTGCGATACCAGTAGCTCGCGCCGTCGCCTTAGATATTCGACACGTGCATTCATAACTGGGATCCCAAGCTTTTACGGTCCTTATCCAACTCGGATAGGGTTGTCGAAAACAACCGTGGCCGAGTCCGGATCTTGTGTCGTACCACTAGTGCGGCTATGGCGCCGACTCCCAAATAAGAGACCGCGAGGCAGGCCAGAACATATAGCCGGTTAGTTTCCCAGAAGGCCATTACAACGAACAAGGTTACAAGCACCAGGCCTAATCCGAGAAAAAATACCGACACCAGTCCGTATACGAGCAGTTGCTGTACCCTACAAACCTCTTCTTCCAATTCCGTGGAAAGGATATCTACCCGGGTATGAAGTATCTCGGTAAAAGTTTTCAGCAACCGCCGCAACGAAACCAGCAGGCCGGGCGTCGGTTCCGTCGCACCTGCGTCGGTATTCACCACGCGCTTAGTGTCGACTGGTCAGCATACCGAGCAGGAAGCCCACTGCCGTGGCAAGGGCAACCGACTGCCAGGGGTTTTCATGGACAAGCTGATCAGTCGCCTTGGCCGCGGCCTTGGTTCGACCCACTAAGTTGCTCTCCATGTCGCCAAGCTTGCGCCGCGCCTCCCGTAAGCTTGCCTCAGCCCGCGCACGCACTGCACCAATTTTATCTCCCGTCTGATCGGAGGTGGCATTGAGCAGCTCTTCTGCGTCATGTATGACGGCCTTAAAATCCTCTACCAGCTTATCCCTTGCAGCTTGTGTTTCAGTAGTCATGCCGTACTCCTTTGCTTTACTTTGTAGGTTTAAAAGATTTGATCTTTCTTTTCCCTACTGGAAAATTCGCATACACACACGCATTCGCAGATATGTGAAGGATATTTAGATGTAATGGATAATGGGCACCTATTGGTGCCCATAGTACATCACTTGGGGTAATTATTTTTTTCGTTTATACGATCCTGCCACAAGGCGAGTTGCTTCTCAGCCTCATCCTTCGACAGGCCGTAGGTTTCCTGAATTTTGCCAGCGAGCTGGTCACGCTTACCCGCAATTACATCAATCTCATCATCAGTAAGCTTGCCCCATTGCTCTTTGACGTTGCCTTTGAGTTGCTTCCAATTTCCTTCGATACGATCCCAATTCATTTTCATTCCCTCGTGTGATTAACTATCGGAGGCTGATGAAATTTCAGCCCTGTATTTCTCTGCACCAATACCCGCGAGATTTCGCAATGCTATTAAGCATCTATGCGCAACCGCAATTACACGCATCTTTGGAGAGAGTTAGCACATTTTGTAGAAAAATATTGATAATCTCTGTCTGGTAGCGCACATAGAGAGGTGCTTGTCGGACGTCCAATTAAACGTTACATTTTCTTTTGGACATCTTTAGCCGCATCATGAACCTTTTCGCCGCCGCGTTCGATGTCTTTTCCCGCGCCCGCCACGGTATTGCACGCCGTAACGGCGCCCAATATCCCTGCCATCAACACTATCGCCAGTATTTTTTTCGCCATGATTCACTTCCTCCTGCAATTAATTCAAAGTTAAGGCTCGTCACTCTGCCCACCATCAGCACGTTTACCATAATCGAGACCGGGTTACAAGCCGGTCCACACCCACTGTCCAGCTGTATAGGGTTAATCCAAGGCCGCTACACGACACGACGACCTTGAATAACACGAATCAGAATCACCACGATAGCTATAACCAAAAGAATATGAATGAATCCGCCCATGGTGTATGCGGTGACCAAGCCAAATAGCCATAGAACAATTAAGATAATTGCAATAGTCTCGAGCATTTTTCTTACCCTCCCCTGTTATAAGTTTTCGGCGATCCGAGTCTGAGGGGCAGCCAGCGATCATTGCCGCCTGATGTCTCCAATATGGTCAGAATTTTCTTTTTCATTATTTATCTCCTTATCTCCTTGTGAAAATTATACCCCGCAAATAGTGAAATTTTACGGCGACACGGCATAAGAGGCGAACTCACCTCTATTTCACGGGCGATTTTTTTTCTTCAATTCCGCCGGAAAGCCCTGCAGCAAGTCCGCCAACTCGTCGGCGTGCTGCTCTTCCACCGCCAATATCCCTTCCAGCATTCGCCTTGTCGTGGGGTCTTGTTCGCCGAGGTACTGGATCATGTCACGATAGCTGTCGATGGCGATTCGTTCCGCCACTAGATCCTCTTTGATCATATCGATCAGTGAATCGCCCGCCACGTATTCCGAATGGCTGCGGCTTACCAGGCTCTCGGGCGCAAAATCCGGTTCGCCACCCAACTGTACGATACGTTCCGCTATCTGGTCGGCATGGCCCTGTTCCTCATTGGCATGTACCAGGAACTCGTCGGTAATGCTCTTGGAATGAATGCCTTTTGCCATGAAGTGATGGCGCCTATAACGCAGGACGCACACAATTTCGGTGGCCAGTGCGTCGTTAAGTAGTTTTAGCACCTTTTCCCGGTCCGCGCCATAACCGGCCGTCACGGCGCCTTCCTCTATATGCTGACGTGCTTGCTTGCGTAAGGTCTGGACGTCAGTCAGGAAAGATTTCTTGGTCACAGGGGTCACCTTTAATCTGTTATTCAAAAATGTGTTAACTGCGGGTTCGCAGACTAGATCTCAAATGGAGCCGTGTCGCATCAGGCAGAAACTACTGCTGAATTTCATATCCAACAGTGAGTCGCCCCTAACTATTTATCCCAAATAACCCATTAGCCCGTCATTCCCGCCTGCGCGGGAATGACGCAGTTTTGTGCGAATGGATTATTTGGGTTTATCTCTCATTTAAGCCGCATGTCGTCCTTGATGGATTTTACACCCTTGACGGTGCGTGCCATCTCAATCGCTTTTTGTTTGCTGGCCTCGGAACTCACAAAGCCACTCAATTGAACTACACCCTTAAATGTTTCAACATTGATCTCCATCGATTTCAACGAAGGTTCACCGAAGATTGCTGCCTTTACTTTGGTGGTGATAACGGTGTCATCAACGAATTCTCCAGTACCTTCCTGAGTTGACGTAGATGCGCAACCCATGGCAGAGACCAATATGATTGCAAAGAAAAAAGCAGTAATGTATTTTAGTATTTTCATAGCCATAATCTCCATATTTACATGATGTTATTATTAGAAATTACCGTAACCGATGATTATTTTCATGAAAAGATATTAATTAATCCATTCATATTTTTCCCATAAGTAAAAGCACGATCACGATTATCAATATCAGCCCTAGCGTTCCGCTCGGAGCGTAACCCCATCCTTTACTGTGTGGCCAAGTCGGGATAGCGCCTATCAGCATCAGTATCAGGATAATCAACAACACGGCTCCCAACATTTTCCTTCTCCTAATGACGTAACCTACAACGGTTAAACGGTTATTCTCTTACAATTTCCTCATAAAGAGATATCCTGCTTTATCGAATGCTCAGCGCGGCGCAATGCTGCCATTGTCGTCGGAAAGAATAATTTCCACGCGCCGATTCAATTGACGACCGGCAGTAGTTTCGTTACTGGCAACAGGGTACTCCTCACCATAACCACGTGTGCTTACACGGTCGCCGCTGACTCCCATGCGCATCAAAGTATTGCGCACGGCATTGGCACGACGATCAGAAAGATCCTGGTTGTGGTTGCTACTGCCCGTACTGTCAGTGAAACCCTCTATCAGGGCTTTACGTTCAGGGTATTCTTTGAAAAAATCGGCAAGTTTCTGCACACTATTGACACCTCCCGATCTAAGCTCCGCCTTGTTGGTATCGAACAACACGTCACCAAGAGTAATAACCAGGCCGCGCTCTGTTTTCTTGGCATTCAAGTCTTTAAGTTCTGTCTCCATCTGACTGACTCTGGCATTGGCGGCAGCCAATTCTGCTGTTTTCTGATCTGCGCCTTGCTGCGCAGTTATCGCTTGTTGCTTGGCCACATCGGCTTCCACCGTTTGAGCCTCAAGGAGGGCCTTGCCGCGTTCGGTATCGGCGTTAGCAGCCGCTAATGCGGTGGCTGCCTGATTGGCTGCCGCCTCCGAAATCACCGCCTGCTGCTTGGCTGTCTCCTGCGCAGTTGCCATCCCCTGTTTGGCGGCATCGGCTTCCGCCGTTCGTGCCTCAAGACGGACTTTGTCGCGTGCAGTACTGGCGTTAGCGACAGCCAGCTCGGCCGCTTTCTGTTTGGCTGTTTCCTGCGCAATCGCCACACGTTGCTTGGCTAGGTAGGCGAGATTATCGACCACTTCGCGGTCTTCGCGCTTGCTCTGAGCTTCGTTGGCTTTGTCCAGCGCTTTACCAGCCTGTTGCAATTCGACTGGAGCAAGATTGGTAACATCCGGAT harbors:
- a CDS encoding peptide chain release factor 3; its protein translation is MSIIAQEAARRRTFAIISHPDAGKTTLTEKLLLFGGAIQLAGTVKGRKAARHATSDWMELEKQRGISVTSSVMQFPYRDAIINLLDTPGHEDFSEDTYRTLTAVDSALMVIDSAKGVEERTIKLIEVCRLRDTPIITFINKLDREGRPPIDLLDEVEEVLKIRCAPITWPIGMGKGFKGVFDLYHDCVHLFSASHGGKIKEGEVIEGLDNPRLDDLLGSLAGEFRDEIELVRGASNTFDKQAFLDGRLTPVFFGSAINNFGVKELLDAFVEYAPPPLPRETTTREVSPLEEKFSGFVFKIQANMDPQHRDRIAFMRICSGSFATGMKMRQVRIGRDVQISNAITFMAREREHVEDAYPGDIIGLHNHGTIQIGDTFTQGEDLKFTGIPHFAPELFRRARLRDPLRTKALQKGLLQLCEEGATQLFRPLNSNDLILGAVGVLQFDVVAYRLKHEYGVECSFENVQVATARWVSCDDSKKLEEFRTKARDNLALDGAGDLTYIAPTRVNLELTKERWPDIEFRATREH
- a CDS encoding DUF883 family protein — protein: MTTETQAARDKLVEDFKAVIHDAEELLNATSDQTGDKIGAVRARAEASLREARRKLGDMESNLVGRTKAAAKATDQLVHENPWQSVALATAVGFLLGMLTSRH
- a CDS encoding CsbD family protein, which codes for MNWDRIEGNWKQLKGNVKEQWGKLTDDEIDVIAGKRDQLAGKIQETYGLSKDEAEKQLALWQDRINEKNNYPK
- a CDS encoding entericidin A/B family lipoprotein, producing MAKKILAIVLMAGILGAVTACNTVAGAGKDIERGGEKVHDAAKDVQKKM
- a CDS encoding lmo0937 family membrane protein, which translates into the protein MLETIAIILIVLWLFGLVTAYTMGGFIHILLVIAIVVILIRVIQGRRVV
- a CDS encoding bacterioferritin; this translates as MTKKSFLTDVQTLRKQARQHIEEGAVTAGYGADREKVLKLLNDALATEIVCVLRYRRHHFMAKGIHSKSITDEFLVHANEEQGHADQIAERIVQLGGEPDFAPESLVSRSHSEYVAGDSLIDMIKEDLVAERIAIDSYRDMIQYLGEQDPTTRRMLEGILAVEEQHADELADLLQGFPAELKKKNRP
- a CDS encoding BON domain-containing protein; amino-acid sequence: MKILKYITAFFFAIILVSAMGCASTSTQEGTGEFVDDTVITTKVKAAIFGEPSLKSMEINVETFKGVVQLSGFVSSEASKQKAIEMARTVKGVKSIKDDMRLK
- a CDS encoding DUF3309 domain-containing protein, which gives rise to MLGAVLLIILILMLIGAIPTWPHSKGWGYAPSGTLGLILIIVIVLLLMGKI
- a CDS encoding OmpA family protein translates to MKINYILPTILLASTALAACSMQPEKNAVLDDARSGYSAAQSNPDVTNLAPVELQQAGKALDKANEAQSKREDREVVDNLAYLAKQRVAIAQETAKQKAAELAVANASTARDKVRLEARTAEADAAKQGMATAQETAKQQAVISEAAANQAATALAAANADTERGKALLEAQTVEADVAKQQAITAQQGADQKTAELAAANARVSQMETELKDLNAKKTERGLVITLGDVLFDTNKAELRSGGVNSVQKLADFFKEYPERKALIEGFTDSTGSSNHNQDLSDRRANAVRNTLMRMGVSGDRVSTRGYGEEYPVASNETTAGRQLNRRVEIILSDDNGSIAPR